The ANME-2 cluster archaeon genome contains a region encoding:
- a CDS encoding DUF1016 domain-containing protein, translating into MSELVSDEYVVLLAEIKQRIRSAQYEALKAVNKELISLYWDIGKVIVERQEGETWGKSVVKRLAEDLQNEFPGIGGFSSQNLWKMKQFYQAYSRNEKLSPLVREIGWTHNHIILTKCKDYLEREFYIRMTRKFGWTKNVLIHKIENQTYEKTLLNQNNFERTLPVEISTQAKLAVKDEYTFDFLELGDEHSERQLEQAILSKIEPFLHEMGGVFSFIGSQYRLEVSDKEYFIDLLLYHRHLKCLIALELKIGEFIPEYVGKMQFYLAALDDTVRMEDEMPSIGIILCKSRDKTIVEYALRESNKPIGVGAYRMVSTLPKELEGELPAPEQIAKLLEGVE; encoded by the coding sequence ATGAGCGAACTTGTTTCTGATGAATATGTGGTACTTCTTGCTGAGATAAAACAGCGTATTCGCTCTGCCCAATATGAAGCCCTAAAGGCAGTCAATAAGGAACTAATTTCGCTATACTGGGACATTGGAAAGGTGATTGTAGAGAGACAGGAAGGGGAGACATGGGGAAAGTCTGTAGTTAAAAGGCTTGCTGAAGATCTGCAAAACGAATTTCCGGGGATTGGAGGCTTTTCATCACAGAATCTCTGGAAGATGAAACAATTTTACCAGGCATATTCCCGAAATGAAAAACTCTCACCATTGGTGAGAGAAATTGGGTGGACTCATAATCATATAATTCTGACGAAATGTAAGGACTATCTGGAGCGCGAATTCTATATCCGCATGACCCGGAAATTCGGGTGGACCAAGAACGTTTTGATACACAAGATTGAGAACCAGACCTATGAAAAAACCCTGCTCAACCAGAATAATTTTGAACGAACCTTACCTGTTGAAATAAGCACCCAGGCTAAACTTGCAGTTAAGGATGAGTACACATTTGATTTTCTGGAACTTGGTGATGAACACAGCGAGCGCCAGTTAGAGCAGGCGATTCTTTCTAAGATCGAGCCTTTCCTGCACGAGATGGGCGGGGTGTTTTCTTTTATTGGCAGCCAGTACCGGCTGGAGGTCAGCGATAAGGAATATTTCATTGACCTTTTGCTGTATCATCGTCATCTGAAGTGCCTGATAGCACTTGAACTGAAGATTGGGGAGTTTATCCCTGAGTATGTGGGTAAGATGCAGTTTTACCTGGCTGCGCTGGATGATACTGTTAGGATGGAGGATGAAATGCCCTCTATTGGTATTATCCTGTGCAAATCCAGGGATAAAACCATTGTTGAGTATGCGCTGAGGGAGTCGAATAAGCCTATTGGTGTGGGTGCTTATCGGATGGTTTCTACTCTGCCAAAGGAACTGGAAGGGGAACTTCCTGCACCTGAGCAGATTGCTAAGTTGTTGGAGGGGGTGGAGTGA
- a CDS encoding restriction endonuclease subunit S, whose amino-acid sequence MMVNKSLRTIGTNYRKNCMVSEDAVPIHSKMQNSALRDVCYLVTDGTHDTPKTLKNGVPLIKAKEIVGGIIDFENCEYISYEDHLKVIARSNPEKGDILFAHIGASLGETAFIKTNKEFSIKNVALFKPNPSKIDNRYLFYYVISSKFQNEIKNCRTGSAQPFVSLDFLRNHPIKYHTNLETQHKIAAILSAYDDLIENNTRRIKILEEMVQTLYREWFVKFRFPGHERVKMVESELGMVPEGWEVNKVKETFEILGGGTPSKKVDEYWENGEIVWYTPSDLTSSNTMFMEQSSNKITELGLKKSSAKLFPPYSIMMTSRATLGIVAINTTPACTNQGFITCLPNERVPIYYIYYWLLENTSTFLNMASGATFKEISKTVFKTIDIILPSQNIRDDFQRIVEPLVDKILNLQRKNTNLRRTRNLLLPKLISGKVDVENIDVQMPNNGGA is encoded by the coding sequence GTGATGGTGAATAAATCCTTGCGAACCATTGGAACGAATTACCGTAAAAATTGCATGGTTTCTGAAGATGCAGTTCCAATTCATTCAAAAATGCAAAATTCCGCCTTAAGAGATGTTTGTTATTTGGTTACAGATGGTACACATGATACACCGAAAACTTTGAAAAATGGTGTTCCACTTATAAAAGCTAAAGAAATTGTCGGTGGTATTATTGATTTTGAAAATTGTGAATACATTAGTTATGAAGACCATCTAAAAGTAATTGCGCGATCCAATCCTGAAAAAGGTGATATATTATTCGCTCATATCGGTGCATCTCTTGGAGAGACAGCTTTTATCAAAACTAATAAAGAATTTAGTATTAAGAACGTTGCACTTTTTAAACCAAACCCATCTAAAATCGACAATCGATATTTATTTTACTATGTCATCAGCTCAAAATTTCAAAATGAAATAAAAAATTGTAGAACGGGCTCAGCACAACCATTTGTTAGTCTTGATTTTTTAAGAAATCATCCTATTAAGTATCACACTAACCTCGAAACCCAGCACAAAATCGCCGCTATCCTCTCCGCCTACGACGACCTCATCGAGAACAACACGCGGCGCATAAAGATTCTGGAAGAGATGGTGCAGACGCTCTACCGCGAGTGGTTTGTGAAGTTCAGGTTTCCGGGGCATGAAAGAGTGAAGATGGTGGAGTCGGAGCTGGGGATGGTACCGGAGGGGTGGGAAGTTAATAAAGTAAAAGAAACATTTGAAATTTTGGGTGGAGGCACACCTTCCAAGAAAGTTGATGAATATTGGGAAAATGGAGAGATTGTGTGGTATACACCATCTGACCTCACATCATCTAATACAATGTTTATGGAACAATCATCAAACAAAATCACAGAACTTGGACTTAAAAAAAGCTCAGCAAAGTTATTTCCTCCTTATTCCATTATGATGACAAGCCGAGCCACCCTCGGAATTGTTGCAATTAATACAACACCTGCATGTACAAATCAAGGATTTATTACATGCTTACCAAATGAGAGAGTCCCTATTTATTACATATATTATTGGCTTCTTGAAAATACAAGCACTTTTCTAAATATGGCATCAGGAGCTACATTTAAAGAAATAAGCAAAACAGTTTTTAAAACTATTGATATAATTCTACCATCACAAAATATCCGTGATGATTTTCAAAGAATAGTAGAACCATTAGTTGATAAAATCCTAAATCTTCAGAGAAAAAACACCAACCTCCGCCGCACCCGCAACCTGCTGCTGCCGAAGCTCATATCAGGCAAGGTGGACGTGGAGAATATCGATGTGCAGATGCCGAATAATGGAGGAGCATGA
- a CDS encoding DUF2283 domain-containing protein codes for MQIKYSPDADALIIRLREGKPVDSVDLAEGIIAHYSKDKKILEIEILDASTVVQMSELNVSLKGAQAAVVT; via the coding sequence TTGCAGATAAAATACTCCCCTGATGCAGATGCATTGATAATACGACTCAGAGAAGGTAAACCAGTGGATTCTGTTGACCTTGCTGAGGGGATTATCGCGCATTACTCGAAAGACAAGAAGATACTTGAGATAGAAATTCTGGATGCATCAACGGTTGTGCAAATGAGTGAATTGAATGTGTCGCTAAAGGGTGCACAGGCCGCAGTGGTGACTTGA
- a CDS encoding DUF429 domain-containing protein produces the protein MKIYGMDFTSAPRRKKPITYTECILENGILRVNNLRHLEYFKQFEDFLDIEGDWILGIDFPFSLPRKLIINLELPLSWEGYVEIIAKMDKQAFEDLLTEYCHSRPKGDKHHFRVTDKKAKSCSPMTLYGTPVGKMFYQGAPRLLKSRVSILPSRPTNGNSIVVEAYPKLVAMKWIGKRGYKNDTKKKQSDEQKTARTEIVRGLCSGKLRDYYGFDIELSEKLRATLIEDPTGDNLDALLCAVQTGWAYEQRDQGYGIPADCDPLEGWIVDPDLLD, from the coding sequence ATGAAAATATATGGTATGGACTTTACCAGTGCTCCACGCCGGAAGAAGCCTATCACCTATACAGAATGCATACTTGAAAACGGCATTCTAAGAGTTAATAACTTAAGACATCTTGAATATTTTAAACAGTTTGAAGATTTCCTCGATATTGAAGGAGATTGGATATTGGGGATTGACTTTCCTTTCAGCTTGCCGAGAAAGCTGATCATCAATTTGGAATTACCTCTTTCATGGGAAGGCTATGTTGAGATCATAGCCAAAATGGATAAACAAGCATTTGAGGATCTGCTGACAGAATATTGTCATTCTCGTCCAAAGGGAGATAAACACCATTTCCGAGTAACCGACAAAAAAGCGAAATCTTGCAGCCCGATGACATTATACGGTACTCCGGTTGGAAAAATGTTCTATCAGGGAGCACCTCGACTTCTAAAGTCCAGAGTAAGCATACTTCCAAGCCGTCCCACAAATGGGAACAGTATTGTGGTAGAAGCCTATCCAAAACTTGTCGCCATGAAGTGGATCGGCAAGCGCGGATATAAAAATGATACCAAAAAGAAGCAATCAGATGAGCAGAAGACCGCTCGTACTGAAATTGTGCGCGGGCTATGCTCAGGGAAACTTCGAGACTACTATGGATTCGATATCGAATTGAGTGAGAAATTGAGGGCAACTCTCATTGAAGATCCCACTGGCGATAATCTGGATGCTTTACTTTGTGCTGTTCAAACTGGGTGGGCTTATGAACAGCGAGATCAAGGATATGGGATTCCAGCAGATTGTGATCCTCTTGAGGGATGGATTGTAGATCCTGATTTGTTAGACTAA
- a CDS encoding type I restriction endonuclease subunit R, translating to MVNDYSEDNLVEQPAIALFAGLGWETENCFYEKFGENSTHGRETSSEVVLLPRLRSALEGLNPALPKEAIELAIEKLVRDRSIMSPANANREIYQLLKNGVKVLFQDTENKEIVETVQVIDWKYPSNNNFFLASQFWVSGDMYKRRADLVGFVNGLPLVFIELKASHKRLERAYQDNLRDYKSTIPKIFWYNAIILLSNGSFSKIGSMTAAWEHFAEWKKINSEGEEGIISLDTMIRGTCEPSRLLDMIENFTIFSEVSGGLAKFVAKNHQYLGVNNATEALLQIKENQGKLGVFWHTQGSGKSYSMIFFSQKILRKIPGNYTFVIITDRQELDDQIYKNFANTGIVTEEHIQATSGKHLQQLLSEDHRFIFTLIQKFRTDKDETYPEISDRDDIIVITDEAHRSQYDILATNMRNALPKAAFIAFTGTPLIVGEEKTKEVFGDYISIYDFKQSVEDGATVPLYYENRIPELQLTNKDLNKDLECLIEEAELDEEQENKVAREFAREYHLITRNDRLEKIAEDIVAHFMGRGTTGKAMVISIDKATAVKMYDKVQEYWQKYLNELESRPVPSYESERNEHMARIKFMKETDMAVVVSQEQNEIETFKEKGLDIAPHRRRLVNEDLDKKFKDPDNPLRIVFVCAMWMTGFDVPSCSTIYLDKPMRNHTLMQTIARANRVFGDKLNGLIVDYIGVFRNLEKALAIYGSAASGKIKEGETPVMDKSELVKYLKQAIDETIIFCKKRGINLTQIQAVDGFKRVKLLDNAVEAILINDDSKKKYLSLSVNVAKIYRAILPDPAANEFGPSQKLITIIAAKIRSLAPKADISDIMGEVEELLDQSIATEGYIIQDPSEQSDVSKYLDLSQVNFEALKEAFKKGHKRIETEKLRASIENKLAQLVRLNKSRMDYLEKFQEMIDEYNSGSHNVEFFFTKLMAFAQELNAEEKRGIVEKLSEEELAIFDLLTRPEMTLGKKEELQVKRVAQKLLETLKEEMFVLDWRKRQQSRAAVLVSIEETLDLLPRIYTPDLFQNKCDLVYQHVYDSYFGPEQSIYALAD from the coding sequence ATGGTAAATGACTATTCAGAAGACAATCTTGTTGAACAACCCGCTATTGCTCTATTTGCCGGATTAGGGTGGGAAACAGAAAACTGTTTCTATGAAAAGTTCGGTGAAAATAGCACACATGGTCGCGAGACATCCAGCGAAGTAGTGCTGTTACCCCGATTACGTTCGGCATTGGAAGGATTAAATCCTGCTCTCCCAAAAGAAGCCATTGAGCTGGCTATTGAAAAACTGGTACGCGATAGAAGCATTATGAGCCCTGCCAATGCCAACCGCGAAATATACCAATTATTAAAAAATGGAGTCAAAGTCTTATTTCAGGATACTGAGAATAAGGAAATTGTAGAAACTGTTCAGGTCATTGACTGGAAATATCCTTCAAATAATAACTTCTTCCTTGCCTCACAGTTCTGGGTGTCAGGTGATATGTATAAGCGCCGGGCTGATCTTGTGGGTTTTGTCAATGGACTACCCCTCGTTTTCATTGAACTTAAAGCATCCCACAAGCGACTGGAACGTGCTTATCAGGATAATCTGCGCGATTATAAATCAACCATCCCCAAGATCTTCTGGTATAATGCAATTATCTTACTCTCAAATGGCAGTTTCAGCAAGATCGGCAGTATGACTGCTGCGTGGGAGCACTTTGCAGAATGGAAAAAGATTAACAGCGAAGGGGAAGAGGGTATCATTTCACTGGATACCATGATCCGCGGAACCTGTGAACCTTCCCGCCTGCTGGATATGATAGAGAACTTCACCATTTTCAGTGAGGTCAGTGGCGGTCTCGCAAAATTCGTTGCAAAGAACCATCAATACCTGGGTGTAAATAATGCCACTGAAGCGCTATTACAGATTAAAGAGAATCAGGGGAAACTGGGAGTTTTCTGGCATACACAAGGAAGTGGGAAGAGTTATTCAATGATCTTCTTTTCCCAGAAGATACTGCGCAAAATTCCCGGAAACTACACTTTTGTTATCATAACCGACAGACAGGAACTGGACGACCAGATCTATAAAAATTTTGCCAATACGGGAATTGTTACAGAAGAACACATACAGGCCACAAGTGGCAAACACCTGCAGCAGCTTCTGAGTGAAGACCACCGGTTCATTTTCACATTGATCCAGAAATTTCGAACTGATAAAGATGAAACCTACCCCGAAATCTCAGATCGGGATGATATTATTGTAATCACTGACGAAGCACACCGCAGCCAGTACGATATACTTGCCACCAATATGCGTAATGCCCTTCCCAAAGCAGCTTTTATAGCCTTTACCGGTACACCTCTTATCGTTGGGGAAGAAAAAACAAAAGAAGTTTTCGGGGATTATATCAGCATCTATGATTTCAAACAATCGGTAGAGGACGGGGCTACAGTACCGCTGTATTATGAAAACCGCATTCCTGAACTCCAGCTTACCAATAAAGACCTCAATAAAGATCTGGAATGCTTGATAGAAGAAGCAGAATTGGATGAAGAACAGGAAAATAAAGTTGCTCGGGAATTTGCCAGGGAATACCATTTAATCACCAGGAACGACCGGCTTGAGAAGATCGCAGAAGATATTGTTGCACATTTCATGGGCCGTGGGACTACTGGCAAGGCAATGGTCATTTCCATAGATAAAGCCACTGCGGTAAAGATGTATGATAAAGTGCAGGAGTACTGGCAAAAATATCTCAACGAACTTGAGTCTAGGCCAGTCCCCTCGTACGAAAGTGAAAGAAATGAACACATGGCCAGAATCAAATTCATGAAAGAGACCGACATGGCAGTGGTGGTCTCCCAGGAACAGAATGAAATTGAAACCTTCAAAGAAAAAGGATTGGATATTGCCCCACATAGAAGGCGGCTGGTAAATGAAGACCTGGATAAAAAGTTCAAGGACCCGGATAATCCCTTGCGCATTGTATTTGTCTGTGCTATGTGGATGACCGGTTTTGATGTCCCTTCCTGTTCCACCATCTATCTCGACAAACCCATGCGCAACCATACATTAATGCAAACCATTGCCAGGGCGAACCGTGTTTTTGGAGACAAATTAAATGGTCTGATAGTGGATTATATCGGAGTATTCCGGAACTTGGAAAAAGCTTTGGCAATCTATGGATCAGCAGCAAGTGGAAAAATCAAAGAGGGTGAAACTCCGGTAATGGATAAAAGTGAGCTTGTTAAGTACCTTAAACAGGCGATCGATGAAACCATAATATTTTGTAAAAAACGGGGTATAAACCTGACTCAAATTCAAGCTGTTGATGGTTTTAAAAGGGTGAAATTGCTTGATAATGCTGTTGAAGCAATTTTAATTAATGATGATTCGAAGAAAAAATACCTGTCACTGTCAGTGAACGTAGCTAAAATATACAGAGCGATTCTCCCAGACCCGGCCGCAAATGAGTTTGGACCCAGCCAAAAACTCATCACTATAATAGCTGCAAAAATTCGTTCCCTGGCACCAAAAGCAGATATTTCAGATATTATGGGTGAAGTTGAGGAATTATTAGATCAGTCAATTGCTACAGAAGGATATATCATCCAAGATCCATCTGAACAATCTGATGTAAGCAAATACCTTGATTTGAGCCAGGTTAATTTTGAAGCATTAAAGGAAGCTTTTAAAAAAGGCCATAAACGGATCGAAACAGAAAAATTAAGAGCTTCAATTGAAAATAAATTGGCACAATTGGTTCGTTTAAATAAAAGTCGGATGGATTATCTGGAGAAGTTCCAGGAAATGATTGATGAGTATAATTCAGGCTCACATAATGTGGAGTTTTTTTTCACTAAACTAATGGCTTTTGCACAAGAACTAAATGCAGAAGAAAAACGGGGAATTGTTGAAAAACTTAGCGAAGAGGAACTCGCAATATTTGATCTATTGACCAGGCCAGAAATGACTTTGGGCAAGAAAGAGGAATTACAGGTTAAAAGGGTCGCACAGAAGCTTTTGGAAACTCTTAAAGAGGAGATGTTTGTGCTGGATTGGCGTAAAAGGCAGCAATCCCGGGCTGCGGTCCTTGTATCTATTGAAGAGACTTTAGATCTTCTGCCTCGAATTTATACTCCAGATTTATTTCAAAATAAGTGTGATTTAGTATATCAGCACGTATATGACTCATATTTTGGGCCGGAACAAAGTATTTACGCTCTTGCTGATTGA